A genomic window from Silene latifolia isolate original U9 population chromosome 11, ASM4854445v1, whole genome shotgun sequence includes:
- the LOC141614581 gene encoding uncharacterized protein LOC141614581 — MDYTPSSNSSWVWRRICRVKQDIAAGYTAGIWHQQEGFSSARCYDWLKGQAPRMMWERVVWTGWSFPKHNFLGWLWAHEALQTKSKLQHYGVLDENKCQLCGVGSENQEHLFFDCPYSRRVIQQVKHDSGMDILAINVLEWCVHMQGSNLQKEVQYAVVVCAVYMLWQQRNNCRLEMVLVRPEWLAKRILNDMKARVRERDKSHLSIFDMEWLESKNLM; from the coding sequence ATGGACTATACTCCTAGCTCCAATTCTAGCTGGGTGTGGAGGAGAATTTGCAGGGTTAAACAAGATATAGCCGCAGGATACACTGCTGGGATATGGCACCAACAGGAGGGGTTCTCCTCTGCCAGATGCTATGACTGGTTGAAGGGGCAGGCTCCAAGAATGATGTGGGAGAGGGTAGTATGGACTGGTTGGAGTTTTCCTAAGCACAACTTCCTAGGGTGGTTGTGGGCGCATGAGGCATTGCAAACAAAAAGTAAGCTGCAGCATTATGGGGTGTTAGATGAAAATAAATGCCAGCTCTGTGGAGTGGGGAGTGAAAATCAGGAGCACCTGTTCTTTGACTGTCCTTACAGCAGACGGGTCATACAGCAGGTTAAGCATGACAGTGGGATGGATATCCTTGCAATCAATGTACTGGAATGGTGTGTGCACATGCAAGGGTCTAATTTACAAAAGGAGGTGCAGTATGCTGTGGTGGTATGTGCAGTGTATATGCTATGGCAGCAGCGTAACAATTGCAGACTAGAGATGGTACTGGTTCGTCCTGAATGGCTTGCAAAAAGAATATTGAATGATATGAAAGCTAGAGTAAGGGAGAGGGATAAGAGTCATTTGAGCATTTTTGATATGGAATGGTTAGAGAGCAAGAATCTTATGTAA